From a region of the Sagittula sp. P11 genome:
- a CDS encoding sialic acid TRAP transporter substrate-binding protein SiaP, with product MLNLNRRLVCGFAAAAMALFPLAAAAQDARELTFSAVFTQNDIRAEMMEQLKSAVADSFDLQLYYGGTLFAQGTELVAIQRGNLDMSNVAPQDIAKQIPAFSILTAAYLFRDAEHLSTFFASEAGAEMVAMAEDQLGIHILGPTYFGTRQVNLRGDKEIRTPEDMSGVKLRMPGGDAWQFLGEALGANPTPMAYSEVYTGLQSGAIDGQDNPFPNVENMKFYEVTDQIVLTSHLVAFDLLVISSRVWDEMTEEQRTAFQSAADEAIAWSTEQHLAREDELAAFFEGEGLKIYEPDLDAFRSHAQTKYLESDLSADWPEGMLDRINGL from the coding sequence ATGCTAAATCTCAATCGTCGGCTCGTCTGTGGTTTCGCCGCTGCGGCCATGGCCCTTTTCCCTCTTGCCGCCGCAGCGCAGGACGCAAGGGAACTCACCTTCTCGGCGGTGTTCACACAGAACGACATTCGCGCGGAGATGATGGAACAACTGAAGTCCGCGGTGGCGGATAGCTTCGACCTCCAACTGTACTACGGCGGAACGCTGTTCGCGCAGGGCACGGAGCTTGTCGCCATTCAGCGCGGCAACCTCGACATGAGCAACGTTGCGCCGCAGGACATCGCCAAGCAGATCCCCGCGTTCTCGATCCTGACCGCCGCTTACCTGTTCCGCGATGCCGAGCATCTGAGCACCTTCTTTGCCAGCGAGGCGGGTGCAGAGATGGTGGCGATGGCCGAGGATCAGCTGGGCATCCACATCCTCGGTCCGACCTATTTCGGCACACGTCAGGTGAACCTCCGCGGCGACAAGGAAATCCGTACGCCCGAGGACATGTCCGGTGTCAAACTACGGATGCCGGGCGGTGACGCATGGCAGTTCCTGGGCGAGGCGCTTGGCGCCAACCCGACCCCGATGGCATATTCAGAGGTCTATACCGGCCTTCAGAGCGGCGCGATCGACGGGCAGGACAATCCCTTCCCGAACGTCGAGAACATGAAGTTCTACGAGGTGACGGACCAGATCGTGCTGACGTCGCATCTTGTGGCCTTCGATTTGCTGGTGATCTCCAGCCGCGTCTGGGACGAAATGACTGAAGAGCAGCGCACAGCCTTCCAGTCCGCCGCGGACGAGGCGATTGCCTGGAGCACCGAACAGCACCTTGCCCGTGAGGACGAGCTGGCCGCGTTCTTCGAGGGCGAGGGGCTGAAGATCTACGAGCCCGACCTTGACGCTTTCCGCAGCCATGCGCAGACGAAGTACCTCGAGTCGGACCTTTCGGCAGACTGGCCCGAGGGGATGCTGGACCGCATCAACGGCCTCTGA
- a CDS encoding GntR family transcriptional regulator — MALKANKNVNPMKKSPINRPQSLAATVAERLKEAILRREIALGEPLSEEKIAVAMDVSRTPVREALTILQMQGLINILPRRGSIVFKPDAEELRALVDYRLHLERLVSRLALERAPEATLQGLREAISMMDTARAADDSLAYAEADTTFHNTFFENAGNPFFCEAFDIASGRLAALRVHLSAQLSLHRHTTYSEHLMIADAVEARDPDALQDLLTRHIAAMEPNYSGALQLLDDGV, encoded by the coding sequence ATGGCACTGAAAGCGAACAAGAACGTCAATCCGATGAAGAAAAGCCCCATCAACCGCCCGCAATCGCTGGCGGCGACGGTGGCCGAACGCCTGAAGGAGGCGATCCTGCGCCGCGAAATCGCTCTGGGTGAGCCGCTGTCCGAGGAGAAGATCGCCGTCGCAATGGATGTCAGCCGCACGCCCGTCCGAGAGGCGCTGACCATTTTGCAGATGCAGGGGCTGATCAACATACTGCCGCGCCGGGGCAGCATTGTCTTCAAGCCCGACGCGGAGGAACTTCGCGCGCTGGTCGACTACCGCCTGCACCTCGAGCGTCTGGTCAGCCGCCTTGCGCTGGAGCGCGCTCCAGAGGCCACCCTGCAGGGGCTTCGCGAAGCGATCTCGATGATGGACACCGCCCGGGCGGCCGACGACTCCCTCGCCTATGCCGAGGCCGACACCACCTTTCACAACACTTTCTTCGAGAACGCCGGAAACCCGTTCTTCTGCGAGGCCTTCGACATCGCTTCGGGCCGTCTTGCCGCGTTACGCGTGCATCTGTCGGCACAGCTCAGCCTGCATCGGCACACGACCTATTCGGAACACCTCATGATCGCCGACGCGGTCGAGGCACGCGACCCGGACGCGCTGCAGGACCTGCTGACCCGGCATATCGCGGCGATGGAGCCGAACTATTCCGGCGCACTTCAACTGCTGGACGACGGGGTCTGA
- a CDS encoding type II 3-dehydroquinate dehydratase: protein MSKPIYILNGPNLNRLGVREPEIYGHTTLAEVEALCREAVGARPLEFRQTNSEETMIDWIHEATDRSAGMIINPAAFTFYSMAIMDALKMFGKPLIEYHISNIHKREPMYHNSLVSGVATAVLAGLGAKGYVHAVRILIEMIGEDA from the coding sequence ATGTCAAAGCCGATCTATATCCTGAACGGCCCGAACCTGAACCGGCTGGGCGTCCGCGAGCCGGAGATCTACGGCCACACTACGCTGGCCGAGGTCGAGGCGCTTTGCCGAGAGGCCGTGGGTGCCCGACCGCTCGAGTTCCGGCAGACCAACTCCGAAGAGACGATGATCGACTGGATTCACGAAGCCACGGACAGAAGCGCGGGGATGATCATCAACCCGGCCGCCTTCACCTTCTACTCGATGGCGATCATGGACGCGCTGAAGATGTTCGGCAAACCGTTGATCGAGTACCACATTTCGAACATCCACAAGCGCGAACCGATGTATCACAACTCACTGGTGTCGGGCGTCGCGACTGCAGTACTGGCAGGGCTTGGCGCCAAAGGGTACGTGCACGCCGTCCGCATCCTGATCGAGATGATCGGCGAGGACGCCTGA